From the Dermochelys coriacea isolate rDerCor1 chromosome 26, rDerCor1.pri.v4, whole genome shotgun sequence genome, one window contains:
- the LOC119848727 gene encoding nucleoplasmin-like, with the protein MSSSLLLLSPRSEEEKPIAVLWGCELNTSTRRCVVKEDDDFLEHLVLLKTICLSAEAKDEPHVVAVASKNTYGDNRPVPIASLRLSVLPMISLDGFEFIPPVAFELKSGTGPVYLNGQHLILEDDAEYEARGGWLAEELSSLAVVEEDTDRSDEAVQPPPAVCVDCTSRTLPLENFRL; encoded by the exons ATGAGTTCATCTCTCCTGCTCTTGAGTCCACGTTCTGAAGAAGAGAAACCCATTGCTGTCTTGTGGG GTTGTGAACTGAACACCAGCACCAGGAGGTGTGTGGTGAAGGAAGATGATGACTTCTTGGAACACCTGGTCTTACTGAAAACT ATCTGTCTCAGTGCAGAAGCCAAGGATGAACCGCATGTGGTGGCAGTAGCATCAAAAAACACCTACGGTGACAACAGACCAGTGCCCATCGCTTCACTGAGGCTCTCCGTCCTACCCATG atcaGTCTTGATGGCTTTGAATTTATCCCTCCTGTTGCCTTTGAATTAAAGTCTGGAACTGGGCCAGTCTATCTCAATGGACAACATCTGATCT TGGAAGATGATGCTGAATACGAAGCCAGAGGAGGATGGCTAGCAGAGGAGTTGTCATCTTTGGCTGTAGTGGAAGAAGATACA gacaggtctgatgAAGctgtccagccccctcctgcagtgtGTGTGGATTGTACCAGCAGGACTCTGCCCCTGGAAAACTTCAGACTCTAA
- the GOT1L1 gene encoding putative aspartate aminotransferase, cytoplasmic 2: MATLSLFLDVPLVREADRLLDAYWEDPSPDKVYLDHWDCQTETGKAWVCPTVRQILLQISNDPTLDHEYLPVLGFPEFTRAATKLALGMESRAVIENRAGGVHTVGGTGAVRIGAEFLRRWYNRSNPSPITVYIALPQWDSLRCIFQDAGFTEIRPYHYWDTVRLAVAIEDFLEVLESAPDCSIVLLHAPEETGLTPKQWEEVARVMGRKRLFPFFDVPAQGLASGDLDRDAWALRHFVAQGFELFCAQSFSKTFGLYNERVGNLIVVARDNETLLGIRSQLQKQVMGMWYTPANLGARVIATVLNNPALLSKWKQSLRTLAERIMLIREKLKEKLRILGTPGCWEHLTAQSGTRSFTGLLPSQVAFLEKHKHIYLLGSSQVSVCSINSHNLDYVAQSINEAVSGRAGRTQGLSWAEME, from the exons ATGGCCACGCTCTCTCTCTTCCTCGATGTCCCGCTTGTGAGGGAAGCGGACCGGCTCCTGGATGCCTACTGGGAGGATCCATCCCCTGACAAGGTGTACCTTGACCACTGGG ACTGCCAGACTGAAACTGGCAAAGCGTGGGTCTGCCCAACCGTGAGACAGATCCTGCTGCAGATCTCCAACGACCCAACCCTGGACCACGAGTACCTCCCGGTGCTTGGGTTCCCTGAGTTCACCAGGGCAGCTACCAAGCTGGCACTTGGCATGGAGAGCCGGGCTGTGATTGAGAACAGG GCAGGTGGCGTTCACACAGTAGGAGGGACGGGAGCTGTTCGAATTGGAGCCGAATTCCTCCGGCGCTGGTACAATAGAAGTAACCCGAGTCCCATAACAGTTTATATTGCCTTGCCGCAGTGGG ACAGCCTCCGGTGTATATTCCAAGATGCCGGCTTTACAGAGATCCGGCCATACCATTACTGGGACACTGTGAGGCTGGCTGTAGCCATAGAAGACTTCCTGGAGGTGCTGGAG AGTGCCCCGGACTGCTCCATAGTTTTGCTGCATGCTCCCGAGGAAACCGGCCTGACTCCCAAGCAGTGGGAAGAAGTTGCCAGGGTCATGGGG AGGAAGCGCCTCTTCCCCTTCTTTGAcgtcccagctcaggggctggccTCCGGAGACCTGGACAGAGACGCCTGGGCTTTGCGACACTTTGTGGCCCAAGGGTTTGAGCTCTTCTGTGCCCAATCCTTCTCGAAAACCTTCGGCTTATACA ATGAGCGGGTGGGGAACCTGATTGTGGTGGCGAGGGACAACGAGACGCTGCTGGGAAtccgctcccagctgcagaagcAAGTGATGGGGATGTGGTACACTCCTGCTAATTTAGGAGCCCGGGTCATCGCCACGGTGCTGAACAATCCAGCCCTGCTGAGCAAGTG gaAGCAGAGTCTCCGGACGCTGGCGGAGAGGATCATGCTGATCCGGGAGAAGCTGAAGGAGAAGCTGCGGATTCTCGGTAcgcctggctgctgggagcacCTCACGGCCCAGTCAGGGACACGCAGCTTCACCGGGCTGCTCC CATCCCAGGTGGCTTTCCTAGAAAAGCATAAACACATCTATCTTCTCGGGAGCAGCCAGGTCAGTGTCTGCAGCATCAACTCGCACAACCTGGATTACGTGGCCCAGAGCATCAACGAGGCCGTAAGCGGCAGGGCAGGCAGGACGCAAGGCCTGAGCTGGGCAGAGATGGAGTGA